In a single window of the Flavivirga spongiicola genome:
- a CDS encoding tetratricopeptide repeat-containing sensor histidine kinase yields the protein MKPRKYILVFFIGFFLLAIFSYGQKQKDSLSVINDINTLNFNYSQSINKNPLKSLSYAKEAFSFFEETESNALKFKVATNYITALFINGRYKDALLILNDIEFLEVEEKSKALYFTLRGLVENDLNYISQAEESYKKALKLYIKLKDKDNEFTILNNLGLLYNNIGDYKRSLELYLNCYDIINDLKVKVDRYKYYMNIGTVSYNLNDYNDAIESFTNALNEATNNNNTFRVFRAQEKMAQTHVDLNKLDIAIEHYNDALLGYRQLGLKKEECTMLLHLGDIHYLKNDKNIAFNNYSKAQQIASKYAFLQEGYRASLNLAIYYKEQSKFNEARLFYRKVINNESHIVNLNVLKDAYKGLYEIEKQNRNTLLSLAYLESYLKYDNDIKEIQLITQKEQTQVQYSLKQKERDLEKLEIDFALNDLKLKNKQQQFQGLIILSALILLVLILILRSYIQNKKAQKLLSQRNEKINSQNEKLVLINKEIKAQRKELHGLNKIKDQLLSIIAHDVKSPMTDLYNLLFILRHNLNTIHKDELKKNLAVIESSTSNLLNLLNNLLNWTISQSSGVKVKKSNLSLIDLINTNLKLIESSIVAKELVVNFSPDVKLNFIKSDLNIVDFALRNILSNAVKFTNKKGTINVEIIKSLNGLTEIKIADSGIGFNEDIHNLLIKNTERVPAALGTNAEKGYGIGLSLCKKMLAEIDSQIIYEKNEPSGSIFILQLNPLN from the coding sequence ATGAAACCACGTAAATACATTCTTGTTTTTTTCATAGGCTTTTTTTTATTGGCTATATTCTCGTATGGGCAAAAACAGAAAGACTCTCTTTCTGTTATAAACGATATTAATACTCTCAATTTTAACTATTCTCAAAGCATAAACAAGAATCCACTTAAAAGCTTAAGCTACGCTAAAGAGGCTTTTTCATTCTTCGAAGAAACTGAATCGAATGCATTAAAGTTTAAGGTAGCAACAAACTATATAACAGCCCTTTTTATAAATGGACGTTATAAAGATGCTTTGTTGATTCTTAATGATATTGAATTTTTAGAAGTAGAAGAAAAGAGCAAAGCCTTATACTTTACACTTCGAGGCCTGGTTGAAAACGACTTAAACTATATATCACAGGCTGAAGAATCCTATAAAAAAGCTTTAAAACTTTATATAAAGTTAAAGGATAAAGATAATGAGTTTACCATTTTAAATAATTTAGGGTTACTCTATAATAATATTGGGGACTACAAACGATCTTTAGAGTTATATTTAAACTGCTACGATATTATAAATGATTTGAAGGTTAAAGTTGATCGCTATAAATATTACATGAATATTGGTACTGTTAGCTATAATTTAAATGATTATAATGATGCTATTGAATCGTTTACAAATGCTTTAAATGAGGCTACTAATAATAACAATACTTTTAGGGTTTTTAGGGCTCAAGAAAAAATGGCGCAAACCCATGTAGATTTAAATAAATTAGATATTGCAATAGAACACTATAATGATGCGCTGTTAGGGTATCGTCAACTAGGATTAAAAAAAGAAGAGTGTACCATGCTACTGCATTTAGGCGATATTCATTATCTTAAAAATGATAAAAACATTGCTTTTAATAATTATAGTAAAGCTCAACAAATTGCTTCTAAATATGCATTTTTACAGGAAGGTTATCGAGCATCATTAAACCTAGCAATTTATTATAAAGAACAATCAAAGTTTAATGAAGCTCGTTTATTTTATAGAAAAGTCATTAACAATGAAAGTCATATAGTAAACCTTAACGTGCTAAAAGATGCTTATAAAGGCTTATATGAAATTGAAAAACAAAACAGAAACACTTTACTTTCGTTAGCGTATTTAGAGAGCTATTTAAAATATGATAATGATATAAAAGAGATACAATTAATAACTCAAAAAGAACAAACTCAAGTTCAGTATTCCCTTAAGCAAAAAGAGCGGGATCTAGAAAAATTAGAAATTGACTTTGCTCTAAACGATTTAAAATTAAAAAATAAACAACAACAATTTCAAGGGTTAATTATACTATCAGCTTTAATTTTACTAGTTCTTATTTTAATACTACGATCCTATATTCAAAACAAAAAAGCTCAAAAACTTCTTTCTCAACGAAACGAAAAAATTAATTCTCAAAACGAAAAGTTAGTCTTGATAAATAAAGAAATAAAGGCTCAGAGAAAAGAACTTCATGGCTTAAATAAAATTAAAGATCAGTTGTTATCTATAATAGCTCATGATGTTAAAAGCCCTATGACCGATCTTTACAACTTGTTATTTATTTTAAGACATAATTTAAATACCATTCATAAAGATGAATTAAAGAAAAACTTAGCTGTTATAGAATCAAGCACAAGTAATCTGTTAAACCTTTTAAATAATCTTTTAAATTGGACTATTAGCCAGTCTTCGGGTGTTAAAGTAAAAAAAAGTAACCTTTCTTTGATTGATTTGATTAACACGAACTTAAAATTAATTGAAAGCTCGATTGTTGCTAAAGAATTAGTTGTTAATTTTTCTCCAGATGTGAAACTGAATTTTATTAAATCAGATTTAAACATTGTAGATTTTGCCTTAAGAAACATACTCTCTAATGCAGTAAAGTTTACCAATAAAAAAGGAACTATAAATGTTGAAATAATAAAATCCTTAAACGGTTTAACTGAAATTAAAATTGCTGATTCTGGCATTGGATTTAATGAAGATATACATAATCTTCTGATAAAAAATACTGAGAGGGTTCCTGCTGCATTAGGTACAAATGCAGAAAAAGGTTATGGTATTGGTTTATCTTTATGTAAAAAAATGCTTGCTGAAATAGATTCACAAATTATTTACGAAAAAAATGAACCTTCTGGGTCTATTTTTATTTTACAATTAAATCCACTCAATTAA
- a CDS encoding DUF6242 domain-containing protein, producing MKSKQKLKYLFSLVLLFGLLFTTSCDKDDDDPQTDLTGLIQFGFVEESLSDFPFGVDQSTYVIENDDLLPYQFDVSNLTATFVAIKGSTVTVNGVEQISGVTTNDFTNDVIYTLTAIDGVSQRTYTVKAKVSQVNPEEVQWNQVGVNAFDVDLSSQKYFFLNGKHFLIVGKEGKFGVSKLYSSTGGSNWTEETPTGDFPTGSDHNIIVQNGVAYVVGFAELLDPFGIGDPQFFQKGLTSDLYTTSDGIEWTKVTGALAIDTGGFFGPESVASVRTPSFSVDGTIYGIGGNQAVFSNLEGFKPDAVYTPAAAIASKTLISTDDGATFELTDDYTAEMTRRTYAGSYMYEGKMHIVGGLDLEGVPLSDIWSSTDGVTWTLVSDGAFSARMRTSVVAYDDKLWMFGGALADGTCTSEILTSDDGGVTWALVEAFQALPDTFTPRCNSNIFVDAQGNIFIIGGQTTTVVDGKAEFSTLTDIWSGKLNKLN from the coding sequence ATGAAATCAAAACAAAAATTAAAGTATCTATTTTCATTAGTACTATTATTTGGACTACTGTTTACAACAAGCTGTGATAAAGATGACGATGATCCTCAAACAGATTTAACTGGTCTGATTCAATTCGGATTTGTAGAAGAATCACTTAGCGATTTCCCTTTTGGTGTGGATCAAAGTACCTATGTCATAGAAAATGATGATCTTTTACCATATCAATTTGATGTCAGTAACTTAACGGCAACATTTGTTGCTATTAAAGGCTCTACAGTAACTGTAAATGGTGTTGAACAAATAAGTGGTGTAACCACCAATGATTTTACAAATGATGTTATCTATACTTTAACAGCCATAGATGGTGTATCACAAAGAACATATACGGTTAAAGCAAAAGTATCTCAAGTAAATCCAGAAGAAGTACAATGGAATCAAGTAGGCGTAAATGCATTTGATGTAGATTTAAGCTCCCAGAAATATTTCTTTCTTAACGGTAAGCACTTTCTAATTGTTGGAAAAGAAGGGAAATTTGGAGTATCTAAATTGTATAGTTCTACAGGTGGGAGTAATTGGACAGAAGAAACACCAACGGGAGACTTTCCAACGGGTTCAGATCATAATATTATTGTACAAAATGGTGTTGCTTATGTTGTAGGGTTTGCAGAATTACTTGATCCTTTTGGAATTGGAGATCCTCAATTTTTTCAAAAAGGATTAACCTCAGATTTATATACAACAAGTGATGGTATTGAATGGACAAAAGTAACTGGAGCATTAGCGATAGATACAGGAGGCTTTTTTGGACCAGAATCTGTTGCCTCAGTTAGGACTCCTTCATTTTCTGTAGATGGTACAATCTATGGTATTGGAGGTAATCAAGCAGTTTTTAGTAATCTTGAAGGTTTCAAGCCAGATGCAGTCTATACCCCAGCAGCAGCAATCGCTTCTAAAACATTAATATCTACAGATGATGGTGCTACTTTTGAGTTAACTGACGATTACACAGCAGAAATGACAAGAAGAACATATGCAGGTTCATACATGTATGAAGGGAAAATGCATATTGTTGGAGGATTGGATTTAGAAGGTGTTCCTTTAAGTGATATTTGGTCTTCAACAGATGGTGTTACCTGGACGCTGGTATCTGATGGTGCCTTTTCTGCCAGAATGAGAACAAGCGTTGTAGCTTATGATGACAAGTTATGGATGTTTGGAGGCGCCTTAGCCGATGGCACTTGTACTTCTGAAATTTTAACATCTGACGACGGTGGTGTTACTTGGGCTTTAGTTGAAGCATTTCAAGCGCTACCAGACACTTTTACTCCAAGATGTAATTCTAATATTTTTGTCGATGCTCAAGGAAATATCTTTATTATAGGTGGACAAACAACTACTGTAGTTGACGGAAAAGCTGAATTTAGTACTTTAACTGATATATGGTCAGGTAAATTAAATAAACTAAACTAA